DNA sequence from the Streptomyces sp. CA-210063 genome:
CGCGGGCCTCGTCCTCGAGGTGATCGACGCCGAAGGGCCTGCCGAACGGGCCGAGTTGCTGGAGTGGCTGCGGGCCCGGCAGCTGCCCAAGCGGCTCGCCGGGTCGCCGGCCGCCATGGTCACGGTCTTCCGGCCCACCCCGCTGCCCCTCGACCGGATGTCGTACGTGAAGCAGGTCGAGGGCGTCGACACCCGCCTCACCCTGCTGTGGTTCCTGGAGGCCGATCCGCGGGAGTGCTGGGAGGCGTGCTTCGGCGGGTGGGAAGAAGCGCTCGCGGAATCGGGGCTGGGGAGACTGGAGTTGCTGGCGCCGTTCGTTCCCACGGTGCCGGGGACCGACAAGTACGTGGACCGGCTGCGGTGACCCCGGGCTGAGGGGCGGGCAAGGCCGAGCCCCCTCGGCCAGGACGGCGGGCCGGTCGAGAGGGCTCTGTCAGTGGATGTATGTGAAGTTGTCGGAGTGGTGATGATGGTTGGGGTGAACCATGGTCACGCGAGGTCGAAGGCTCCCCGGCTGACCTCGGTCACGAACGCGTTCCACGAGTCGGCGGGGAACGCCAGCGTCGGACCGTCGGAAACCTTGGAGTCACGCACGGACAGGGCCGAGAGGACGGGGGACTTGACCTCGACGCACGCGCCGTTGCCCGTGGAGTAAGAGGACTTGACCCACGTGTCCGTGGCGCCTTGCTGAATTGCCATTTCTGCTCCGCTTGCCGGTTGGTCGTTGAGTTGCTGTCGCCGAGCCGTGGACGTTGCTGACCGTTTCCGGAGACCACAGTTCGGTTTCCGCCAAGGTCGTTGATTTCCTTGGCGTGATCGACGCTACTCGCCAACATCGGCCGACGAAGCGACTATTCACTCGGGTGGGTGGCATATTCCATGAGGGTCTTCCCTCCGAGTGTGTCGAAGGTGTATCTTCCGGCCCTTCAGTGGGACTTGGGCAGGACTCACTGCGGCCGAAGCTGCGCGTACTCCTTCGCGATACCCGCGATGAACTGGCGGGATTGATCCACATTCAGGGCCTGTGCCCTCAAGTGCTCGTACATGACGCTGTATTTCTGGACGTCGGTGGGCTTCTCCAGGTACAGGTCGCTGGTGACGCCCTCGATGTAGACGACGCTGGAATCCGACGCGTCCGGGAACTCCAGGATCGCGTACTGCCCGTTCAGGCCGGGATGCGCGCCCAGGTCGAAGGGGATCACCTGCACGGTGACGTGCGGGAGTTGGGACTGCTCGACCAGATACTCCAACTGCTCGCGCATGAGGGAGCGATTGCCCACGACACGGCGCAGCGCGGCCTCGTCGAGGACGGTCCACAGCCGCAGGGGGCTCTCCGGCGCGGAGATACGTTCCTGTCGCCGCAGCCGTACCTGGACGCGCCTGTCGATGTCGCCGGGGGTGGTCTCGGGCAGCGCGCCCGCGATGAGCGCCTCGGCGTACGGGCGGGTCTGCAGCAGCCCGGGGACGACCTGGGGGTCGTAGACGCGCAGACTGGCCGCGTCCGTCTCCAGGCCGATGTAGACGCTGTACGGGACGTCGCCGAAGGCGTGCCACCAGCCCTGCTGACGCGAGTCCTTGGCCATTTGCATCAGCGAGTCGACGAGGCGCTGGTCCTCGACCTCGTAGACCCCGCAGAGGTCGCGGACATCGCGCTGGCTGATGCTGCGGCGGCCGTTCTCCAGGCGGCTGATCTTCGACTGGGAGACCAGCAGCCGCTCGGCGACCTCCTCGGCGGTCATGCCCTTCTGTTCACGGAGCCGACGCAACTCCATGCCCAGTCGGCGTCGCCTGACAGTGGGATTGACATTGGACGCCACGGGACGTGCACCTCCGGCTGCGTGCCTCTACATTGCGTATCTGCTGTTGAGCAGATTGCCACCAAGGTGCCGAGTACCGCTGGAAAACAGCGGATATGCGCTGCGCATGCGCCGTTCGCGCCGGTATTTTTCCGCCGCGGAGGGATCTCCGCCGGATGGATGGCCCTCGCCCGCCCCTTTCGCCGGACATGCGGCCGCGCGGGGCGATGGGGTCGCGTCGTACGGAGTCGTACGTACGGCCTCATCGCCCCGCGCGAGCCTGCGGCTCCCGAACCGGGTCCTGGGGTCCCTACGGTTGGTCCGGTGCCGGCGGTGCAAGCGGTGCTGTGGAACGTGTGGAGCGTGTGGAACGTCTGGTGCGGTCGGCGTCAGGCCCGCGGCTCTGGGCCCGGCACCTCACACCTCCGTGCCTCAGTCCTCCGTGCCTCAGTGCGCCACGACGCGTGCCATGGAGCCGCGGCGTGGCTGCATCGGAACGCCGCGTGCGGGTTCCGGTGCGGGTGGCCTGGCGCCGGGGGCGGCCTGACGGCCGGTCGGTGCCGGGCTGCGGCGTGGCTGCGCGGCCACGCCGTTCTGCACGTCCATGACGGCGTGGGCCACCAGGCCGCCCATGGGGTCGTGCCGGATCAGGTCCCGCAGCCGGGAGCGGGACGAGCGTCCCTCGTTCCCCGGATACAGGTGCTTGCCGAGGCCGACCGCGTGCGCCAGGGCGGCGAGCGCCGCGGTCCGCGGGTCCGGCGGGACGCCGGTGCGGATCGCGGAGTCCAGCCGGGCTCGGATCTCCCGGCTGATCTCGGTCTGACTCGCCTGATAGCGAGTCGTCGGCAGCACTCCGCACATCTGGCCCGCCACGGCATGCACCATGCCGCACCGCTCCAGATGCGAGAGGTAGGTCTGGCGGAGCCCGAGACGCGGCCCGCCAATCCAGTTGACCGCCCGTACGGGAGCGCCACGCCTTCGCAGCAACTCCAACGCGCAGTCCAGTGTTGGATCTCCAGTCGGCCGTGGGGACACCACGGCGATACGATCCCCGTCCGGGGCTATCCGTCCGGCCAGCGCCAGCTCCACTAGCTGTGCTCCGGCCAGACCAAGGTCGAGCGACTGCGGCTGTGCGGTGGTACCCGTGGCCGGGTCCAGCGCCAGCAGTAGAAGCTCTTCCGGAATACTTCTGCGGCTCCTGCCCATCCATGCCTCCCCGCGTGGATGAATGACAGGGTGACCCCTCTCACATTGGTCTGTCGAGAGTGCGTGACCGGAATGTAGTGGAACCAGTAGCTATGTCGTTCTCGTCTACCGCAGGGGTTAAGCCCGCACACAGGACACTGGTACATGGTTCGGACAGCGGCGAGGCGCGGTGGTGCGCGCGGTGACTAGTGTCCGGGCGGCGGGTTTTCACGGATTTCGGATTCACGTTCGGTTGGGCGCGCGCTCCTAGGACGGGCGGCGCGCGGGAGGAGGCATCGGTGGCGGGCACGTCCCCCGACAGGTCGAAGCGGTACGAGTCGTCGACGGGGTCGACGTCGGGGAGCGAGGCGCCGATCCCGGACGCCCCGGCCCCCGGAGCCACCGG
Encoded proteins:
- a CDS encoding DUF397 domain-containing protein, with the translated sequence MAIQQGATDTWVKSSYSTGNGACVEVKSPVLSALSVRDSKVSDGPTLAFPADSWNAFVTEVSRGAFDLA
- a CDS encoding helix-turn-helix domain-containing protein; this translates as MASNVNPTVRRRRLGMELRRLREQKGMTAEEVAERLLVSQSKISRLENGRRSISQRDVRDLCGVYEVEDQRLVDSLMQMAKDSRQQGWWHAFGDVPYSVYIGLETDAASLRVYDPQVVPGLLQTRPYAEALIAGALPETTPGDIDRRVQVRLRRQERISAPESPLRLWTVLDEAALRRVVGNRSLMREQLEYLVEQSQLPHVTVQVIPFDLGAHPGLNGQYAILEFPDASDSSVVYIEGVTSDLYLEKPTDVQKYSVMYEHLRAQALNVDQSRQFIAGIAKEYAQLRPQ
- a CDS encoding GOLPH3/VPS74 family protein, whose translation is MGRSRRSIPEELLLLALDPATGTTAQPQSLDLGLAGAQLVELALAGRIAPDGDRIAVVSPRPTGDPTLDCALELLRRRGAPVRAVNWIGGPRLGLRQTYLSHLERCGMVHAVAGQMCGVLPTTRYQASQTEISREIRARLDSAIRTGVPPDPRTAALAALAHAVGLGKHLYPGNEGRSSRSRLRDLIRHDPMGGLVAHAVMDVQNGVAAQPRRSPAPTGRQAAPGARPPAPEPARGVPMQPRRGSMARVVAH